In the Longimicrobiales bacterium genome, one interval contains:
- a CDS encoding tetratricopeptide repeat protein: MSNDRIASLERMLERNPNDSRIRFGLALEYLNSGDTESGVRELRAYLDASDDEGNAWGRLGAILKDSQKDDEAREAYRHGIEAANRHGHPTMAEEFEEILDRWNL, from the coding sequence GTGTCCAATGACCGAATAGCTTCGCTCGAGCGAATGCTCGAACGGAACCCCAATGACTCGCGCATCCGTTTTGGCTTGGCGCTCGAATACCTCAACTCGGGTGATACCGAATCCGGGGTTCGGGAACTCCGAGCGTATCTCGATGCTTCTGACGATGAAGGCAACGCATGGGGACGCCTCGGGGCGATTCTGAAGGACTCCCAGAAGGACGATGAGGCCCGTGAGGCCTATCGCCATGGAATCGAAGCAGCGAACCGACACGGCCATCCTACGATGGCCGAAGAATTCGAAGAGATTCTTGATCGTTGGAATCTGTGA
- a CDS encoding MBL fold metallo-hydrolase, with translation MTLQPEAAPSAELAEGSDDAVIARCWGTRGSIPSPGPDTARYGGNTTSFEVRSGDTRLIFDAGSGLRLLGLELVKDPGTLYHIFLTHFHWDHIQGFPFFLPLYHPEIELKITGPKQNNIDVRSLFAGQMGPIYFPVPFRVVAATMSFAHLNEGELQVGSATLKTMRVKHPSYVIGYRIEVGSKVICFIPDNEIEGDIYEVDDGWYDRLVEFVRDADLLIHDSMYTDEEYPTRKGWGHSTFSQSLKLAEDGGVKKLLFFHHDPTRSDDELDEIVTRVREDALARGSAVEMEAAAEGIDIKLEK, from the coding sequence TTGACCCTCCAACCCGAGGCGGCGCCTTCGGCTGAGCTAGCCGAAGGCTCAGACGACGCAGTCATCGCACGGTGCTGGGGCACCCGTGGCTCGATCCCGAGCCCGGGGCCAGACACCGCCCGATACGGCGGCAACACGACTTCGTTCGAGGTCAGGTCCGGGGATACCCGCCTGATTTTCGACGCCGGGTCGGGGCTTCGTCTATTGGGATTGGAGTTGGTCAAAGACCCAGGGACGCTGTATCACATATTCCTGACGCACTTCCACTGGGATCATATCCAGGGCTTCCCGTTCTTCTTGCCGCTGTATCACCCGGAGATAGAGCTCAAGATCACGGGCCCCAAGCAGAACAACATCGATGTGCGAAGCCTCTTCGCAGGCCAGATGGGACCGATCTATTTCCCGGTCCCCTTCAGGGTGGTCGCTGCGACGATGTCCTTCGCGCATTTGAATGAAGGTGAACTCCAGGTCGGCAGTGCCACGCTCAAGACCATGCGAGTCAAGCACCCCTCGTATGTAATCGGGTACCGGATCGAAGTGGGCAGCAAAGTCATCTGCTTCATCCCTGACAACGAAATCGAAGGCGACATATATGAAGTGGACGACGGCTGGTACGATCGGCTCGTTGAGTTTGTCCGGGACGCGGATCTATTGATCCATGACTCGATGTATACAGATGAGGAGTACCCGACTCGGAAAGGGTGGGGTCACTCGACCTTCAGCCAGTCGTTGAAGCTGGCCGAGGACGGAGGAGTCAAGAAACTCCTCTTTTTTCATCACGATCCCACGCGCTCGGATGACGAGCTCGACGAGATCGTGACCCGCGTCCGCGAAGATGCTCTCGCAAGGGGGAGTGCCGTTGAGATGGAAGCGGCCGCGGAAGGAATCGATATCAAGCTGGAGAAATAG
- a CDS encoding phenylacetate-CoA oxygenase subunit PaaI translates to MSDFVDVGALNEEQKGALRRLILRLADSKRLMGIRYSDWILGAPSLETGIATSSMTQDEWGHARLFYAMLKQLGDDPVVAEHDRAAEEYGNLGILDAPAEDWATLVSAMVIADGALSAALRGFATGTFEPAANRVPKMLSEEEFHVSLGKAWYGRLAEASDEARALLRAATEAHLPVALAWLGTEDSAGKILADAGVTTTAVDLVADFKAAVRDTLAAGGVDIDAAEPSADWDDSRGRGSGCPDQDSIERARGDRNRALLVE, encoded by the coding sequence ATGAGCGATTTTGTCGACGTGGGGGCCCTGAATGAGGAGCAGAAGGGGGCCCTCAGGCGCCTGATTCTGCGACTGGCAGACTCCAAGCGTCTGATGGGGATTCGTTACTCGGATTGGATCCTCGGCGCGCCCTCTCTAGAAACGGGTATCGCCACGTCGTCCATGACTCAGGACGAATGGGGTCACGCCCGGCTCTTCTACGCGATGCTCAAGCAATTGGGAGACGATCCGGTTGTGGCGGAGCATGACCGAGCAGCCGAGGAATATGGCAATCTCGGCATCTTGGACGCCCCTGCCGAAGATTGGGCCACCTTGGTCTCTGCGATGGTCATCGCAGACGGAGCCTTGTCTGCGGCCCTTCGGGGATTCGCGACGGGCACGTTCGAACCCGCAGCGAACCGCGTGCCGAAGATGCTCTCTGAGGAGGAATTCCACGTCAGTCTCGGCAAGGCCTGGTACGGCCGGCTCGCGGAGGCTTCCGACGAAGCAAGGGCGCTTCTACGAGCGGCCACTGAGGCGCATCTGCCGGTCGCTTTGGCTTGGCTCGGTACCGAGGACAGCGCAGGGAAGATCCTGGCGGACGCCGGGGTCACGACCACGGCGGTGGACCTCGTTGCCGATTTCAAAGCTGCTGTGAGGGATACACTCGCCGCTGGGGGTGTCGATATCGACGCAGCGGAACCATCTGCTGATTGGGACGACTCGAGGGGCCGTGGGTCGGGCTGTCCCGACCAGGATTCGATCGAGCGTGCTCGTGGCGACCGTAATCGGGCGCTGTTGGTCGAGTAG
- a CDS encoding aminotransferase class V-fold PLP-dependent enzyme, translated as MTLPAEDGDRSELQMTPEKMLELAQRAAELVVERIHNLPGEAAWVGGSRSELEPLMREDPPEEGRPPEEVLERAAREILPVAGRVDHPRFFAFVPSCPTWPGVLADFMAAGHNVFQGTWLGASGPSQLEVVVIDWFRDWLGYPETAGGLFTSGGSAASLDAFVAARDTAGHPERATVYMSDQSHTALSRAATIVGVRPENVRKVKADDLFRIDMEELKRCVAEDRAAGFTPIAICANAGTTNTGAVDPLGAMADYCEAEGIWFHVDAAYGGFAILTEKGKVLLKGLERADSIAMDAHKWLFQPFEAGCLMVKDVRKLEESFSVHPEYLQDTQWGVDHPNFGDRGLQLSRSFRALKVWMSIQTFGMAAFRRSIGQGIELAARAEEYIRSSDVLQIANPASLGVVCFRVNPRGLDTSDKRMEGLNVDVQERIIDEQIAMMSSTRLRGLYSLRLCILNHTTTWKDVRETLETIERFGVELMPE; from the coding sequence ATGACGTTGCCGGCGGAAGACGGAGATCGTAGCGAACTCCAAATGACACCCGAGAAAATGCTCGAACTCGCCCAGCGCGCCGCTGAACTCGTCGTGGAGCGGATCCACAATTTGCCCGGAGAGGCAGCGTGGGTCGGAGGTTCTCGCTCGGAGCTCGAGCCACTGATGCGTGAAGATCCCCCGGAAGAGGGTCGCCCCCCGGAGGAAGTGCTCGAGCGGGCTGCTCGCGAAATTCTTCCTGTTGCGGGTCGGGTCGACCACCCGCGCTTCTTCGCCTTTGTGCCGTCGTGCCCCACTTGGCCGGGAGTTTTGGCAGACTTCATGGCTGCAGGGCACAACGTGTTTCAGGGCACTTGGTTGGGCGCGAGCGGACCCAGTCAGCTCGAAGTGGTGGTTATCGATTGGTTCCGAGATTGGCTCGGATATCCTGAGACCGCCGGCGGTCTCTTCACGAGCGGAGGATCTGCAGCCAGCCTGGACGCCTTCGTCGCGGCCCGGGACACTGCGGGTCACCCGGAACGTGCGACGGTCTACATGAGCGACCAGAGTCACACGGCGCTCAGTCGAGCTGCGACGATTGTGGGCGTACGGCCAGAAAATGTGCGAAAGGTGAAGGCCGACGACTTGTTCCGCATAGATATGGAGGAACTGAAGCGCTGCGTGGCGGAGGACCGCGCAGCGGGCTTCACCCCGATCGCGATTTGTGCGAATGCCGGGACGACGAATACCGGTGCCGTCGACCCTCTCGGCGCGATGGCCGACTACTGTGAGGCGGAGGGGATTTGGTTCCACGTTGACGCGGCTTATGGAGGCTTCGCCATCCTCACGGAGAAAGGGAAGGTGCTGCTCAAGGGTCTGGAACGTGCAGATTCGATCGCGATGGATGCGCACAAGTGGCTCTTCCAGCCGTTTGAGGCGGGGTGCCTGATGGTGAAGGACGTGCGCAAGCTGGAAGAGTCGTTTTCAGTTCATCCGGAGTACCTACAAGACACGCAGTGGGGCGTGGATCATCCCAATTTTGGGGACCGCGGTCTTCAACTCAGTCGGTCGTTTCGGGCACTCAAGGTGTGGATGTCGATCCAAACCTTTGGGATGGCCGCATTTCGCCGCTCGATTGGACAGGGCATCGAATTGGCTGCGCGCGCCGAGGAATATATCCGATCGAGTGACGTGCTACAGATCGCCAATCCCGCTTCCTTGGGTGTGGTGTGCTTCCGAGTGAATCCTCGCGGTCTCGATACTTCGGACAAACGGATGGAAGGACTGAACGTCGATGTCCAGGAACGGATCATCGATGAACAGATCGCAATGATGTCTTCGACTCGTTTGCGCGGCCTCTACTCTCTGCGGCTCTGTATTCTCAACCACACCACCACATGGAAGGACGTGCGCGAGACGCTCGAGACGATCGAGCGGTTCGGCGTGGAGTTGATGCCGGAGTGA
- a CDS encoding phenylacetate-CoA oxygenase subunit PaaI has translation MSQFTEEELIAKVQDGYIVESVDEMTEGYRKALRVQLTVQADTELMSAPAYWMAARYAPSTNTQVSAHAIIQDELAHANIAYRLLEDIGESKEHLVYGRQPHEFKHPYGFDQPLDNWAELVVATGFFDRAGITLLTDVHENTSYGPLKRALVKIGMEETFHLRHGEVWMRRLSKAGGEAKEMVQRCVDWMFPMTIEWFGLPDDMKRHSGQLDYKLKGLTNDQLRQVWMASTVPLCEQLGLDAPAHWDEEKGEYVLDYPFPCQYNEEEKRWMFEEGEISWDTVFKRWKGRGPMNEIYVESVQRSRGDVKRLLNGKSVA, from the coding sequence ATGTCGCAGTTCACCGAAGAAGAACTGATCGCGAAGGTCCAGGACGGTTACATCGTCGAGTCTGTGGACGAAATGACCGAGGGGTACCGCAAGGCACTCCGAGTTCAACTCACCGTCCAGGCCGACACTGAGCTCATGAGCGCCCCGGCGTATTGGATGGCGGCACGGTATGCGCCGTCTACCAACACTCAGGTCAGCGCCCATGCGATCATCCAAGACGAACTAGCGCACGCGAACATCGCGTACCGCTTGCTCGAGGACATCGGGGAGTCCAAAGAACACTTGGTCTACGGGCGGCAGCCTCACGAATTCAAGCACCCTTATGGCTTCGATCAGCCGTTGGACAATTGGGCAGAACTCGTTGTCGCGACCGGTTTCTTCGACCGTGCGGGTATCACGCTCCTGACAGACGTTCATGAGAACACCTCCTACGGGCCGCTCAAGAGAGCCCTGGTGAAAATCGGGATGGAGGAGACGTTCCACCTGCGCCACGGCGAAGTGTGGATGAGACGTCTTTCGAAGGCGGGCGGCGAGGCGAAGGAGATGGTACAGCGCTGTGTCGATTGGATGTTCCCAATGACCATCGAGTGGTTCGGGCTTCCTGACGACATGAAGCGGCATTCGGGTCAGCTCGACTACAAGCTCAAGGGCCTGACCAACGATCAGCTTCGGCAGGTGTGGATGGCTTCCACCGTTCCCCTGTGCGAGCAACTCGGTCTCGACGCGCCTGCTCATTGGGACGAGGAAAAGGGTGAATACGTGCTCGACTATCCGTTCCCGTGTCAGTACAACGAGGAAGAAAAGCGGTGGATGTTCGAGGAAGGCGAGATCAGTTGGGACACCGTCTTCAAACGGTGGAAGGGACGTGGACCAATGAACGAGATTTATGTCGAATCAGTGCAGCGTTCACGCGGTGACGTGAAGCGGTTGCTGAATGGGAAATCTGTCGCGTGA
- a CDS encoding metal-sulfur cluster assembly factor, with translation MSVTEKDIRTALKQVMDPELGLDLVVLGLIYDIDITDANVKATISLTSPFCPVAGQIVEDVKTTIQAVEGVDEAEVELTFEPVWTPDRINPLIRASLGL, from the coding sequence ATGTCAGTTACGGAAAAGGACATCCGTACTGCTCTCAAGCAGGTGATGGATCCGGAGTTGGGTTTGGATCTCGTCGTGCTCGGGCTCATCTACGACATCGACATCACAGACGCGAACGTGAAGGCGACCATCTCTTTGACGTCGCCGTTTTGTCCCGTCGCTGGACAGATCGTTGAGGATGTAAAGACAACGATCCAAGCGGTGGAGGGTGTCGATGAGGCAGAGGTCGAGCTCACGTTCGAACCTGTTTGGACCCCGGACCGTATCAATCCACTCATCCGGGCGTCGCTCGGGCTCTGA
- a CDS encoding metal-sulfur cluster assembly factor encodes MTVVLPISPRLDAGLPFAVTSHKSGGRDVWTGPLTEAPADPLAATWDALNEVLDPEIPISLVELGLIYGVDLEAGVARITITFTATACPCMEFIREDIMDRLEIEAWIDTVEIEEVWSPSWTNQMITEEGRRKLKSYGVGA; translated from the coding sequence GTGACGGTAGTACTCCCCATCAGTCCCCGGTTAGACGCGGGTCTGCCTTTCGCGGTCACCTCACACAAGAGTGGTGGGCGTGACGTATGGACTGGGCCACTCACCGAAGCACCTGCGGATCCGCTGGCAGCTACTTGGGACGCACTGAACGAGGTGCTGGATCCCGAGATTCCGATCAGCCTCGTAGAGCTAGGCCTGATCTATGGGGTCGATCTCGAAGCTGGAGTCGCGCGTATTACGATCACGTTCACCGCGACGGCATGCCCCTGCATGGAGTTCATTCGTGAAGACATCATGGACCGACTCGAGATCGAGGCGTGGATCGATACGGTGGAGATTGAAGAAGTCTGGAGTCCGTCGTGGACCAATCAAATGATTACGGAAGAAGGGCGTCGTAAACTCAAGAGCTACGGGGTCGGCGCCTAA
- a CDS encoding type II CAAX endopeptidase family protein encodes MNGRPPLSRFTSAVLWAGTILFWVVLYGLTSWGGLEQTDAVLSAVLFVVLPALAVGQAPLMADAHIDRLPAYWSSIATLWILGTLSWLVGTRADGLSAIGFVWTSGASILLWSVILTVVGLVTVGSFRIVALRLGLHETRVIRELLPRTREEKGVFFLLSIAAGVGEEVAYRGYAIPLLIPVLGSLGSVAVTSMIFGLLHVYQGTLGVLRTAVMGGFLAWGFLASGSLIPPIIAHTLIDMLAGIVLAERLLLPPKETGVEVPGPSLTLER; translated from the coding sequence GTGAACGGACGCCCGCCGCTGTCTCGTTTTACATCCGCGGTGCTTTGGGCAGGGACAATCCTGTTTTGGGTCGTTCTATACGGACTGACATCTTGGGGCGGACTTGAACAGACCGACGCGGTCCTTTCCGCTGTGCTGTTCGTGGTGCTGCCGGCCTTGGCCGTCGGGCAGGCTCCACTCATGGCCGATGCGCACATTGATCGTTTGCCTGCGTATTGGAGTTCGATCGCGACACTCTGGATATTGGGCACGCTCAGTTGGCTCGTGGGCACCCGGGCAGATGGACTATCCGCGATCGGGTTCGTGTGGACTTCGGGTGCTTCGATCCTGCTGTGGAGCGTGATTCTGACGGTCGTAGGGCTCGTCACGGTCGGCTCTTTCCGGATCGTTGCGCTCCGTCTCGGGTTGCACGAGACACGCGTGATCCGGGAGCTCCTGCCCCGTACCAGGGAAGAGAAGGGCGTCTTCTTCCTTCTCTCGATCGCCGCCGGCGTAGGCGAGGAGGTCGCATATCGTGGTTACGCGATCCCGCTGCTCATTCCCGTACTCGGGAGCCTCGGGTCGGTAGCGGTAACCTCCATGATCTTCGGGTTGCTGCATGTTTACCAGGGGACGCTGGGGGTTCTTCGGACAGCCGTGATGGGCGGATTTCTAGCGTGGGGTTTCCTGGCTTCGGGGAGCCTGATTCCGCCCATCATCGCTCACACGCTTATCGATATGCTGGCCGGTATCGTGCTCGCCGAGCGGCTCTTGTTACCTCCGAAGGAAACCGGTGTAGAAGTGCCCGGACCCTCACTCACACTCGAACGCTGA
- a CDS encoding cyclic nucleotide-binding domain-containing protein: protein MSENAHGWSTEEVLDLVQQVDLFRGLPDDDLRGIAAIVGGETIGAGESLFEEGAPGEAFYIVFQGAIEISKTRADGSQERLAVRRKGEGFGEMALLNDAPRSATAKASETTQLVTVSRDAFQALLGGDSLPLRMMQVLSKALRALGIRFASKEKAQEKTSSARTDAHAISRVMQAGLLPRTAPKLAGHDIAAGTTTEDQGRGGSVWDWVDLPDGRKAVISIDVAQDGFPAAYHLGTARAVIRAVASTSTSVADLLRHANEALSKASIDGLDQFVQMGVLAVGEEGLEWGSAGKVPGGIIRRDGTFEQFGAQGPPLGMMGGFKYNVQSFALNGGDTAFVLSHGSQGLFLGAADLLAQLHGKPSGEMVSSLHKAIRKAQGDNRTETSVLFVRKH, encoded by the coding sequence GTGTCTGAAAACGCTCACGGATGGTCGACCGAAGAGGTCCTGGATCTAGTTCAACAGGTCGATCTCTTCAGAGGCCTCCCCGACGATGACCTACGTGGAATCGCTGCGATCGTGGGCGGTGAGACCATCGGAGCAGGCGAGTCGCTTTTTGAAGAAGGCGCGCCAGGAGAGGCGTTTTATATCGTGTTCCAGGGCGCCATTGAAATTTCGAAGACCCGCGCCGATGGATCACAAGAGAGGCTCGCTGTCCGCCGAAAGGGCGAGGGTTTTGGCGAAATGGCCCTGCTCAATGACGCGCCGCGTTCGGCCACCGCCAAAGCCTCTGAGACCACGCAGTTAGTAACGGTATCGCGCGATGCCTTCCAGGCCCTCTTGGGCGGGGACTCTTTGCCGCTCCGCATGATGCAGGTGCTTTCCAAGGCCTTGCGCGCGCTAGGCATTCGCTTCGCGAGTAAGGAAAAGGCCCAGGAAAAAACGTCGAGCGCCCGCACGGACGCTCATGCGATCAGCCGGGTTATGCAGGCAGGCTTGTTGCCGAGAACGGCGCCCAAGCTCGCGGGCCACGACATCGCCGCCGGCACGACGACCGAAGATCAAGGCCGAGGTGGTTCGGTTTGGGATTGGGTCGACTTGCCGGATGGTCGAAAGGCAGTGATCAGCATTGACGTTGCTCAGGACGGATTCCCAGCGGCGTATCATCTAGGTACGGCAAGGGCCGTGATTCGGGCCGTGGCGTCCACGTCCACGTCCGTGGCCGACTTACTCCGTCACGCAAACGAGGCTCTTTCGAAGGCGAGCATCGATGGCCTGGACCAATTCGTCCAGATGGGGGTTCTGGCGGTGGGCGAAGAAGGGCTTGAGTGGGGCAGTGCGGGGAAGGTGCCAGGCGGCATCATCCGGCGCGACGGCACTTTCGAGCAATTCGGTGCCCAAGGGCCTCCGCTCGGAATGATGGGCGGCTTCAAATACAACGTGCAGAGCTTCGCTTTGAACGGCGGTGACACGGCGTTCGTGCTGTCGCATGGATCTCAAGGGCTTTTTCTAGGGGCTGCTGATCTGTTGGCGCAACTTCATGGAAAACCCTCCGGTGAGATGGTGTCATCTCTCCACAAGGCGATTCGTAAGGCGCAAGGCGACAACCGTACCGAGACTTCAGTTCTTTTCGTTCGAAAGCACTAG
- a CDS encoding caspase family protein gives MRGFASLLVMVMIVPLMAFGPDDRTASTRWAFVVGISDYINFPDAEGGDLPGAEHDARSIRDMLLMKYNVPEENILMLLNQEATRAAMEEGITGWLVDNARPGDQITIFFAGHGSQMWDESGDEDDGLDETLAPADVDPSSTEFDISDDVFNDWLTMLPSDNVIVFLDNCNSGTGTRAVTPFSRGRLLGRDINTIDKPSTVSRRALPGQDDETGFDADGARVLELAAAEPFQQAVDAFFPAGDGQEPFHGGAFTTHMVRELWRADSDDTYEDAFQNAYEALKRARFQQDPQISQDVALKNFPIFFVEDGDDGIVEGMIPITSTSGSTAELAGGMVLGFTPGSVLETEDGAKLVVATIGQRTTTVNVVEGSASEGDLARLVGFRYSDTPLLVNIGSADSDAISSLRQALNGAADVRLIEEEDAFSHLILRRLGNETRVVGADGFVRHGGLPVGSDAGAPVADALLREAAARRLADMENPGQQYGVELAMTEGRTSFGLGETVRFTIKSERAGYVTLVDLGTDGTVAMLLPNGDQPSMRIEAGGTLDYPSADSGVDLQFLEPVGRGMVRAFVTDEPLDITIGSGETYAFGGSDFAQVVTAAVQKAAGMSDGAVRLDSWATASIVYEITN, from the coding sequence GTGAGAGGTTTTGCTTCTTTGCTCGTGATGGTGATGATCGTTCCGCTCATGGCTTTTGGCCCTGACGACCGGACTGCCTCCACACGATGGGCTTTTGTGGTCGGCATTTCTGACTACATCAACTTCCCCGACGCCGAAGGCGGCGACCTGCCTGGCGCAGAGCACGACGCGCGCAGCATTCGCGATATGTTGCTCATGAAATACAACGTGCCGGAAGAGAACATTCTCATGCTTCTCAACCAGGAGGCCACCAGAGCCGCCATGGAAGAGGGCATCACGGGATGGCTCGTCGACAACGCACGGCCCGGCGATCAGATCACGATCTTCTTCGCCGGACACGGCTCTCAGATGTGGGATGAAAGTGGCGACGAGGACGACGGGCTGGACGAGACGTTGGCACCCGCGGACGTCGATCCTTCAAGCACGGAGTTCGACATCAGCGACGACGTGTTCAACGACTGGCTCACCATGCTGCCGTCGGACAATGTGATCGTGTTCCTAGACAACTGTAATTCGGGGACTGGTACCCGTGCCGTGACCCCGTTCAGTCGAGGCCGACTCTTGGGTCGCGACATCAACACCATCGACAAGCCGTCCACGGTGTCACGCCGTGCATTGCCGGGCCAAGATGACGAAACTGGCTTCGACGCGGACGGCGCGCGTGTCCTCGAACTGGCCGCAGCCGAGCCGTTCCAGCAGGCTGTAGACGCGTTCTTTCCCGCCGGCGACGGCCAGGAGCCGTTCCACGGCGGGGCGTTCACGACTCACATGGTGCGTGAACTGTGGCGGGCAGATTCGGACGACACATACGAAGACGCATTCCAGAACGCGTACGAAGCACTAAAACGCGCACGCTTCCAGCAAGACCCGCAAATCTCTCAGGACGTCGCCCTGAAGAACTTCCCGATCTTCTTCGTGGAAGACGGCGACGACGGTATCGTCGAAGGAATGATTCCCATCACGAGCACCAGTGGCTCGACAGCCGAACTGGCGGGCGGAATGGTTCTCGGCTTCACTCCGGGGTCAGTACTGGAGACTGAAGATGGGGCCAAGCTTGTCGTAGCGACGATCGGCCAGCGCACCACGACAGTAAACGTGGTGGAAGGCTCTGCGAGCGAGGGAGATCTCGCTCGGCTCGTCGGCTTCCGCTACTCGGATACGCCCCTCCTGGTGAACATCGGTAGCGCAGACTCCGACGCGATCTCTTCGCTGCGGCAAGCTCTCAATGGCGCAGCCGATGTCCGCCTGATCGAAGAGGAGGACGCATTCAGCCACCTCATCCTAAGACGCCTCGGAAACGAGACACGCGTTGTGGGAGCCGACGGATTCGTTCGACACGGGGGCCTTCCGGTCGGTTCCGACGCCGGCGCCCCTGTCGCAGACGCACTTTTACGGGAAGCGGCGGCAAGACGCCTCGCCGACATGGAAAACCCCGGTCAGCAGTACGGAGTGGAGCTCGCGATGACCGAAGGCCGGACATCGTTCGGGCTTGGCGAGACCGTGAGGTTCACCATCAAGTCAGAACGAGCCGGATATGTCACACTGGTCGACCTCGGTACAGACGGAACGGTCGCGATGCTGCTGCCGAATGGCGACCAGCCGTCCATGCGCATCGAAGCGGGTGGAACGCTGGACTACCCGAGCGCTGACAGCGGAGTAGACCTCCAATTTCTCGAGCCGGTCGGGCGTGGCATGGTCCGCGCCTTCGTGACCGACGAGCCGCTCGACATCACGATCGGTTCCGGTGAGACGTACGCATTTGGCGGCTCCGACTTCGCGCAGGTCGTGACGGCTGCGGTGCAGAAGGCAGCCGGCATGAGCGATGGCGCGGTACGCCTCGACTCGTGGGCTACGGCTTCCATCGTGTACGAGATCACGAACTAG